The Aquidulcibacter paucihalophilus genome has a window encoding:
- a CDS encoding LysR family transcriptional regulator: MSVATEQAHHPLRLRALSIFSAIVRLGSVTAAARQHGLSQPAASRLLAQLESDVGFELFHRDRGRLILTADGLLMHQEVERALDTVERVQSLARDISSFRVGHLRLVAPPSLLEAVLPDLITRFLARYPQVHLSIDSHGVEVAKAMIASRAVDAGFVKLPHNRADLHAETVLESETACVLERSHPLADQETIDAADLRGVPLILLGQGQRFRGQVETALADAGVVPRVKVETHTIASACALAARGVGVAIVNETLASAYVREGTVLRRFTPGIRHEYGFATSAGAERNRLAEAFLAVLRAESNHFFPRKADTQVGS, translated from the coding sequence ATGAGCGTCGCCACGGAGCAGGCGCACCATCCACTTCGGCTCAGGGCGCTGAGTATTTTCAGCGCGATAGTCCGCCTGGGTTCGGTCACCGCCGCGGCCCGCCAGCACGGCCTGAGCCAGCCCGCGGCAAGCCGGCTTCTTGCGCAGCTGGAGAGCGATGTCGGGTTTGAACTGTTCCACCGCGATCGTGGGCGCCTGATTCTGACAGCCGACGGTCTCCTGATGCATCAGGAGGTCGAGAGAGCCCTCGATACGGTCGAGCGCGTCCAGTCCCTCGCCCGCGACATCTCGAGCTTTCGCGTCGGTCATCTGCGACTGGTGGCACCACCCAGCCTGCTCGAAGCGGTTCTGCCGGACCTGATTACCCGGTTTCTGGCCCGGTATCCTCAAGTCCACCTGTCGATCGACTCCCACGGGGTCGAGGTCGCGAAGGCCATGATCGCATCCCGGGCGGTCGACGCCGGCTTTGTGAAGCTGCCGCATAATCGGGCCGATCTGCACGCCGAAACCGTTCTGGAAAGCGAGACGGCCTGTGTGCTCGAACGATCTCATCCCCTGGCGGATCAGGAAACGATCGACGCCGCCGATCTGCGCGGCGTGCCCCTGATCCTGCTGGGCCAGGGCCAGAGGTTTCGGGGGCAGGTCGAGACCGCGCTCGCCGATGCGGGCGTGGTACCCCGGGTGAAGGTCGAGACCCACACGATCGCCTCGGCCTGCGCCCTTGCGGCACGGGGCGTCGGGGTCGCCATCGTCAATGAAACCCTGGCTTCAGCCTATGTGCGTGAGGGCACCGTTCTGAGACGTTTCACGCCGGGCATCCGCCACGAATATGGCTTTGCGACCTCTGCCGGTGCCGAACGTAACCGGCTCGCGGAAGCCTTCCTTGCGGTGCTACGGGCGGAGAGCAATCATTTCTTCCCCCGGAAGGCAGATACCCAGGTCGGCTCATAG
- a CDS encoding glycoside hydrolase family 5 protein encodes MIFPRLVLMLAVGVSVMLFAGSASSQTPVERHGALRVESGQLVDQSGSPVVLRGMSLFWSQWGGHYYNAAAVRHLKSDWNVTVVRAAIAVDFDGYLANPEVEMAKAEAVIEAAIAEGLYVIVDWHAHEPHPAAAAAFFERIAAKYGEHPNLIYEVYNEPLRTHGWAEVVRPFHMAVVPAIRAIDPDNLIIAGTPTWSQDVDIAAADPLPFTNIAYTLHFYAGTHRQELRDKALRAMELGAALFVTEWGTSEASGDGILDEVETRLWWEFMETHKLSHLNWSIMDKDETAAALLPGAPGTGPWTDDMLTPSGVIVRQMLREMNP; translated from the coding sequence ATGATCTTCCCCAGACTTGTTCTCATGCTGGCCGTCGGTGTTTCAGTGATGCTGTTCGCCGGGTCCGCCTCGTCCCAGACGCCCGTGGAGCGTCATGGCGCGCTGCGTGTGGAGTCCGGCCAGCTGGTCGACCAGAGCGGGTCGCCGGTGGTCCTTCGCGGCATGTCCCTGTTCTGGAGCCAATGGGGCGGGCACTACTACAACGCGGCCGCGGTCCGGCATCTGAAATCCGACTGGAACGTGACCGTCGTGCGGGCTGCCATCGCTGTCGACTTCGACGGATACCTCGCCAATCCGGAGGTCGAAATGGCCAAGGCTGAGGCGGTGATCGAGGCCGCGATCGCGGAAGGCCTATACGTGATCGTCGACTGGCACGCTCACGAGCCGCATCCAGCGGCCGCTGCGGCCTTTTTTGAGCGCATTGCCGCCAAATACGGCGAGCACCCCAATCTGATCTACGAAGTCTACAACGAGCCGCTCAGAACCCACGGCTGGGCGGAGGTCGTCAGGCCTTTCCACATGGCGGTCGTCCCGGCAATCCGCGCCATCGACCCCGACAACCTGATTATTGCCGGGACGCCGACCTGGTCACAGGATGTCGACATCGCCGCCGCGGACCCGCTGCCTTTCACCAACATCGCCTACACGCTGCACTTCTACGCCGGGACGCACCGGCAGGAACTCCGGGACAAGGCCCTGAGAGCCATGGAGCTCGGGGCTGCGCTGTTTGTCACGGAATGGGGGACCAGCGAGGCGAGCGGAGACGGCATACTCGACGAGGTGGAGACCCGCCTGTGGTGGGAGTTCATGGAAACCCACAAACTGAGTCATCTGAACTGGTCGATCATGGACAAGGACGAAACCGCCGCCGCCCTGTTGCCGGGCGCGCCGGGGACCGGCCCCTGGACGGACGATATGCTGACCCCGTCGGGAGTCATCGTGCGTCAGATGCTGCGCGAGATGAACCCCTAG
- a CDS encoding tryptophan 7-halogenase, with protein sequence MSPTPSGHPARIRSVCIVGGGTAGWMTASALAKVLGSDYAEITLVESDEIGIVGVGEATIPQIRLFNQMLGLDDSDFVRRTNGSFKLGIEFVDWGKPGDRYIHPFGRYGIDMAGVSFHAFYLKGRMLGETHDLERYSLEASAARANRFMRSIDAGKSPLSNIAHAYHFDAGLYARYLREYAEARGVRRVEGRIVDVALRAGDGFVESVALQDGSRIEADLFIDCSGFRGLLIEQALQTGYEDWSRWLPCDRALAVPCESAVALTPYTRSTAREAGWQWRIPLQHRIGNGYVYCSGHLSDDAAAETLLANLDGRPLADPRPIRFTTGRRKAFWNRNVVALGLASGFMEPLESTSIHMIQSGIAHLLAMFPDRNFDPVETARYNRVIGEEYIRIRDFLVLHYNANQRPGDFWAQMREMEIPDGLREKYELYRARGRIFRENDELFSETSWFAVLAGQNLWPAAYDPVADVLDDVETLKRLAAARSVYDACLAQMPDHADFIARNCAMAAAA encoded by the coding sequence ATGAGCCCGACCCCTTCCGGCCACCCCGCCCGTATTCGCAGCGTCTGTATTGTCGGCGGCGGCACTGCGGGCTGGATGACGGCCTCGGCGCTCGCGAAGGTGCTGGGGTCCGACTACGCCGAGATCACCCTGGTGGAGTCCGACGAGATCGGCATTGTCGGCGTCGGCGAGGCAACGATCCCCCAGATCCGGCTTTTCAACCAGATGCTTGGCCTGGACGACAGCGACTTCGTGCGCCGCACCAATGGCAGCTTCAAACTGGGCATCGAGTTCGTCGACTGGGGCAAGCCCGGCGACCGCTACATCCATCCCTTTGGCCGCTACGGCATCGATATGGCGGGCGTGTCCTTCCACGCCTTCTATCTGAAGGGCCGGATGCTGGGCGAGACCCATGATCTGGAGCGCTATTCGCTTGAAGCCTCCGCAGCGCGAGCCAACCGTTTCATGCGGTCGATCGACGCCGGCAAGTCGCCCTTGTCCAACATTGCTCACGCCTATCATTTCGACGCGGGCCTCTATGCCCGCTACCTGCGTGAATACGCCGAAGCCCGGGGTGTGCGGCGGGTCGAGGGTCGTATCGTCGATGTCGCTCTCCGGGCCGGGGATGGCTTTGTCGAGAGCGTGGCGCTGCAGGATGGATCACGTATCGAGGCAGACCTCTTCATCGACTGCTCGGGCTTCCGTGGACTGCTGATCGAACAGGCCCTCCAGACAGGCTACGAAGACTGGTCACGCTGGCTGCCGTGCGATCGGGCCTTGGCCGTCCCCTGTGAAAGTGCGGTGGCATTGACCCCCTACACCCGCTCCACCGCGCGGGAGGCAGGATGGCAGTGGCGCATCCCCCTGCAGCACAGGATCGGTAACGGTTACGTCTACTGCAGCGGTCATCTGTCGGACGACGCGGCGGCGGAGACCCTGCTGGCCAATCTGGACGGCCGGCCGCTGGCGGACCCGAGGCCGATCCGGTTCACAACGGGTCGACGCAAGGCCTTCTGGAACCGCAACGTCGTCGCCCTCGGCCTGGCGTCGGGCTTCATGGAGCCGCTGGAATCGACCAGCATCCACATGATCCAGAGCGGCATCGCCCACCTTCTGGCGATGTTCCCTGACCGGAATTTCGATCCCGTCGAGACGGCTCGCTACAACCGTGTGATCGGCGAGGAGTACATCCGCATCCGCGACTTCCTGGTGTTGCACTACAATGCCAACCAGCGGCCGGGCGATTTCTGGGCGCAGATGCGCGAGATGGAGATCCCCGACGGTCTTCGGGAGAAATACGAGCTCTATCGCGCCCGGGGACGGATATTCCGTGAGAACGATGAACTCTTCAGCGAGACCAGCTGGTTTGCGGTTCTGGCCGGCCAGAACCTCTGGCCGGCGGCCTACGATCCTGTGGCCGATGTGCTGGACGATGTGGAGACGCTGAAGCGACTGGCCGCCGCCCGCTCAGTCTATGACGCCTGCCTGGCCCAGATGCCGGACCACGCGGATTTCATCGCCCGAAACTGCGCCATGGCGGCTGCCGCCTAG
- a CDS encoding sugar porter family MFS transporter, translated as MPESTERAASPGADADRVNLRFIVLIVAVATLGGFMFGYDSGVINGTQDGLEAAFDLSALGTGMNVAAILLGCAVGAFVAGRLADLVGRRRVMLLAAVAFLISALWAGAADTSIHFILARFVGGLGVGAASILAPAYISEVTPAAIRGRLSSIQQIMIIFGLTGAFVANYALAATAGGSTAAFWLGFPAWRWMFWMQVIPAGVYLIALLFIPESPRYLIAKGRDAEADAVLSKLFGPGAGSRKAAEIRASLATDHRPRFSDLLDPATRRIHPIVWAGLVLAVFQQLVGINIVFYYGAVLWQSVGFSESDALQINILSGVLSIVACLCAIAVIDRIGRKPLLLVGSAGMAITLGVMAWCFSQGGLVDGALRLDDRTGLIALIAANAYVVLFNFSWGPVMWVMLGEMFPNHMRGSALAVAGFAQWIANFGISVSFPSMAASLGLTITYGFYAVSAAISFFLVSALVRETRGRELEEMTG; from the coding sequence ATGCCAGAATCAACGGAGCGGGCGGCTTCGCCCGGGGCCGACGCGGACCGCGTCAATCTTCGGTTCATAGTCCTGATCGTCGCCGTGGCCACGCTCGGCGGCTTCATGTTCGGCTATGACTCGGGCGTCATCAACGGCACCCAGGACGGGCTGGAAGCCGCGTTCGATCTGTCTGCGCTCGGTACGGGGATGAACGTCGCCGCCATTCTGTTGGGCTGCGCCGTCGGTGCCTTCGTCGCGGGGCGGCTGGCCGACCTGGTCGGCCGTCGCAGGGTGATGTTGCTGGCGGCCGTGGCCTTCCTGATCAGCGCGCTTTGGGCCGGCGCGGCCGACACCTCCATCCACTTCATCCTGGCTCGCTTCGTAGGCGGGCTCGGCGTCGGTGCCGCCAGCATTCTGGCCCCGGCCTACATTTCCGAGGTCACGCCTGCCGCCATCCGCGGTCGCCTTTCCAGCATCCAGCAGATCATGATCATCTTTGGTCTGACCGGGGCCTTCGTGGCCAACTACGCCCTGGCGGCGACGGCCGGCGGGTCGACGGCCGCGTTCTGGTTGGGCTTCCCCGCCTGGCGCTGGATGTTCTGGATGCAGGTCATTCCGGCCGGCGTCTACCTCATCGCCCTGCTCTTCATCCCGGAAAGCCCGCGCTACCTGATCGCCAAGGGGCGCGATGCTGAGGCGGACGCCGTCCTTTCGAAACTGTTCGGGCCCGGTGCGGGCAGCCGCAAGGCGGCGGAGATTCGCGCCTCCCTGGCGACTGACCATCGCCCGCGCTTCTCGGACCTGCTGGACCCCGCGACGCGCAGGATTCACCCGATCGTCTGGGCTGGTCTGGTGCTGGCCGTGTTCCAGCAACTGGTGGGCATCAATATCGTCTTCTACTACGGCGCAGTGCTCTGGCAGTCGGTCGGCTTCTCCGAAAGCGACGCCCTGCAGATCAACATCCTGTCCGGTGTGCTCTCGATCGTGGCCTGCCTGTGCGCCATCGCTGTGATCGACAGGATCGGGCGCAAACCACTGCTGCTGGTCGGATCGGCCGGGATGGCGATCACCCTCGGCGTGATGGCCTGGTGCTTTTCACAGGGCGGGCTGGTCGACGGTGCCCTGCGGCTGGATGACCGCACTGGCCTGATCGCGCTGATCGCGGCCAACGCCTATGTCGTACTGTTCAACTTCAGTTGGGGCCCGGTGATGTGGGTGATGCTGGGCGAGATGTTCCCCAACCATATGCGCGGATCGGCCCTCGCTGTGGCCGGCTTCGCCCAATGGATCGCAAACTTCGGGATTTCCGTCAGCTTTCCATCGATGGCGGCTTCGCTCGGCCTGACCATCACCTACGGCTTCTATGCGGTCAGCGCCGCAATCTCGTTCTTCCTCGTCTCCGCACTGGTCAGGGAAACACGGGGCAGGGAACTCGAAGAGATGACGGGCTAG
- a CDS encoding sugar MFS transporter has translation MTETAPQSARVAQGTGTAFAYVTTLFFAWGFATSLIDPLMAATQRVFELTYTETTLAASAWFIAYAVVSVPAAGVLSRLGYSRAVIAALATIVGGCLIVPVATILDWYPGVLLALFVIASGVTLLQVAANPLVAGLGTATGSHARLNFSQFFNSLGTTLGPFLGSSVLLTGGVFAAGAVVTEVTRAESLRSIDFAFLALGGFFAFIAVFIFTARRKIDAAAAGSKVEISSPLKAFSSKWALFGAAAIFLYVGSEVTIGALLTNFLNSPNILDIPLEQAGKMVSFYWGGAMVGRLIGSALLTRIKPGVLLAICTVMAGGLCFAVTQTTGVTAAYAAIAIGLFNSIMFPTIFTLTLERSSAAPSATSGLLCTAIVGGAVLPWIGGMVADGSSTMNPVFYVPLAGYALLTVFAVVCARTSASNSVDANAPAPH, from the coding sequence ATGACCGAAACCGCTCCGCAGTCTGCACGGGTCGCCCAGGGAACAGGCACGGCCTTCGCCTATGTCACCACCCTGTTTTTCGCCTGGGGCTTTGCGACCTCCCTCATCGACCCCCTGATGGCCGCGACCCAGCGGGTCTTCGAGCTGACCTATACCGAGACGACCCTGGCCGCCTCTGCCTGGTTCATCGCCTATGCGGTTGTCTCGGTGCCGGCTGCGGGAGTGCTATCAAGGCTGGGCTACAGCCGCGCGGTCATCGCCGCCCTGGCGACCATTGTGGGCGGCTGCCTGATCGTTCCGGTGGCCACCATCCTCGACTGGTATCCGGGCGTATTGCTGGCGTTGTTCGTCATCGCCTCTGGCGTCACCCTGCTGCAGGTGGCCGCCAACCCCTTGGTCGCGGGCCTGGGGACTGCGACGGGGTCGCACGCCCGGCTCAACTTCTCCCAGTTCTTCAACTCGCTGGGCACCACACTCGGACCGTTCCTCGGCTCGTCCGTGCTGCTCACCGGCGGCGTGTTTGCGGCCGGTGCCGTGGTCACAGAGGTCACAAGGGCGGAATCCCTCCGCAGCATCGACTTCGCCTTCCTCGCCCTGGGCGGCTTCTTCGCCTTCATCGCCGTTTTCATCTTCACGGCACGCAGGAAGATCGACGCCGCCGCGGCCGGATCCAAGGTCGAAATATCCTCGCCGCTCAAGGCCTTCAGCTCGAAATGGGCCCTGTTCGGTGCGGCCGCCATCTTCCTCTATGTCGGATCTGAAGTGACGATCGGCGCCCTGCTGACCAATTTCCTCAACAGTCCCAATATTCTCGACATTCCGCTCGAGCAGGCCGGAAAAATGGTCAGCTTTTACTGGGGCGGGGCCATGGTGGGGCGGCTGATCGGCAGTGCGCTACTGACCCGCATCAAGCCCGGTGTTCTTCTGGCGATATGCACCGTCATGGCCGGCGGTCTCTGCTTCGCCGTAACCCAGACGACGGGCGTGACCGCGGCCTATGCGGCCATCGCCATCGGCCTGTTTAACTCCATTATGTTCCCCACCATCTTCACCCTGACCCTGGAGCGGTCCTCGGCGGCTCCGTCGGCCACCTCTGGCCTCCTGTGCACGGCGATCGTGGGTGGCGCGGTACTGCCGTGGATTGGCGGCATGGTCGCCGATGGATCGTCGACCATGAACCCCGTCTTCTATGTACCGCTGGCAGGCTATGCCCTGCTCACCGTCTTTGCGGTGGTATGTGCACGGACGTCAGCGTCGAACAGCGTCGACGCCAACGCTCCGGCACCGCACTGA
- a CDS encoding MFS transporter: protein MPRDDVPKPSAGAVSGGFIALYTLAQIGAFIAFIPMFNLLLPLKAEAVDLSGKAILLSQVTVLGAVVAGLANLGAGVLSDATRGPWGRRRPWIAGGAVAVAVAHGFIYLADSLWSLLAAIVAFQVALNLMFGPLNAVLADRVPDRQKGTVSALQGLALPTAGLFSALVLAMALEGLAERFLLTALAVPALVLPFALLVPDHSEPGPRPEGPRISLRVLADQDFRLAFVSRLLVQVSITLNVLYLLFYLQDVAHLPDASFAAPESAFGWLLTAGTIGGLIIGFVGGLLSDRTRRRRVLVMSGGLLIALGAGLMVAQPGWPGPLIAQILFGIGLGLYSTVDIALVAEVLPERASAGRDLGVMNLAITVPQIAAPLIGLGVLVAFDGELRWVFAISTAFALMGAVVIMGIRRVK from the coding sequence ATGCCCAGGGATGATGTGCCAAAACCGTCGGCCGGTGCGGTGAGCGGAGGGTTCATCGCCCTCTATACCCTTGCCCAGATCGGTGCCTTCATCGCCTTCATACCGATGTTCAACCTGCTTCTGCCGTTGAAGGCCGAGGCGGTTGACCTGTCCGGCAAGGCCATCCTCCTCAGTCAGGTCACGGTCCTTGGGGCGGTGGTCGCCGGCCTGGCCAATCTGGGTGCGGGCGTTCTCAGCGACGCCACCCGGGGTCCATGGGGACGGCGGCGTCCGTGGATCGCCGGCGGAGCCGTCGCCGTCGCCGTCGCGCATGGTTTCATCTATCTCGCTGACAGCCTCTGGAGTTTGCTCGCCGCGATCGTGGCGTTCCAGGTTGCGCTCAACCTGATGTTTGGGCCGCTGAACGCTGTCCTGGCTGACCGCGTACCGGACCGACAGAAGGGCACGGTCTCCGCGCTCCAGGGGCTCGCACTGCCGACGGCGGGGCTGTTCTCGGCCTTGGTCCTGGCCATGGCGCTCGAGGGCCTTGCGGAGCGCTTCCTGCTCACCGCCCTCGCCGTTCCGGCGCTGGTGTTGCCCTTCGCCCTGCTCGTGCCGGATCACAGCGAGCCCGGCCCTCGGCCGGAGGGGCCCCGGATCAGCCTGCGAGTCCTCGCCGACCAGGACTTCCGACTGGCCTTCGTCTCCCGGCTGCTCGTTCAGGTCAGTATCACGCTCAATGTCCTCTATCTCCTGTTCTATCTGCAGGATGTCGCACACCTGCCGGACGCCTCGTTCGCCGCGCCGGAGTCGGCGTTCGGCTGGCTGCTGACCGCCGGGACGATCGGGGGGCTGATCATCGGTTTCGTCGGCGGCCTTCTGTCCGATCGCACGCGACGTCGCCGGGTGCTGGTCATGAGCGGCGGCCTGCTGATCGCGCTCGGCGCTGGCCTGATGGTGGCGCAACCTGGCTGGCCAGGGCCTCTGATCGCGCAGATCCTGTTCGGGATCGGCCTCGGCCTCTATTCGACCGTCGACATCGCCCTCGTCGCCGAGGTGCTGCCGGAGCGGGCCAGCGCCGGTCGCGATCTGGGCGTCATGAACCTGGCCATCACCGTGCCGCAGATCGCCGCGCCGCTGATTGGCCTCGGTGTGCTCGTTGCATTCGACGGCGAACTCCGCTGGGTCTTCGCCATTTCAACGGCCTTCGCGCTCATGGGCGCCGTGGTGATCATGGGCATTCGGAGGGTGAAATGA
- a CDS encoding tryptophan 7-halogenase, giving the protein MTDRGIRRVVIVGGGTAGWMTAAALARLVKTPRISVQLIESAEIGTVGVGESTLPHIRAFNERLGIDEAEFMKATRATFKLGIQFEDWGRIGDRYIHPFGDYGMPGGEAPFHHYWLKASAEADVGPLDDYSLPVVAAREGRFAPPSDDARSLMSTYGYAYQLDASLYARFLRKVSEAGGVERLEGRIVGTRRDGESGLLTAVEMEGGAIVEGDLFIDCSGFRGLLIEQALEAGFHDWSHWLPCDRAVAMPCATDQATVPYTRARALEAGWQFRIPLQHRVGNGYVYCSAFLDQDAATDRLHGLLEGAALNAPNHLRFTAGQRRRTWSGNCVAIGLSGGFIEPLESTSIYLIQQGITQLIALWPDRDFAPKAVNEYNRWMDLEFERIRDFIILHYCATKRDDSDLWNHVRTMPLPDSLSAKLELWREGGVVQEYRDGLFLHPSWVAVYLGQGVRPTRWHPLADRRETTQLIPALARLRQTVAAAAARLPTQDAYIAGHCDYRTAEAA; this is encoded by the coding sequence ATGACCGATCGGGGCATCCGGCGCGTTGTCATCGTGGGAGGCGGAACGGCGGGGTGGATGACCGCGGCCGCCCTGGCGCGTCTGGTCAAGACACCCCGCATCTCCGTCCAGCTGATCGAGTCGGCGGAAATCGGGACGGTTGGCGTCGGGGAATCGACGCTGCCTCACATCAGGGCATTCAACGAGCGTCTCGGGATCGACGAAGCCGAGTTCATGAAGGCCACGCGGGCCACATTCAAACTGGGAATCCAGTTCGAGGATTGGGGTCGCATCGGGGACCGATATATCCACCCGTTCGGTGACTACGGCATGCCGGGAGGCGAGGCGCCGTTTCATCACTACTGGCTGAAGGCGAGCGCTGAGGCCGACGTCGGGCCGCTCGACGATTATTCCCTGCCAGTCGTCGCCGCGCGCGAGGGCCGGTTCGCCCCGCCGTCCGACGACGCCCGCTCCCTCATGTCGACCTATGGCTATGCCTATCAGCTCGATGCGTCGCTCTACGCCCGCTTCCTCCGCAAGGTCTCCGAGGCGGGCGGCGTCGAGCGTCTTGAGGGACGGATCGTCGGAACACGACGCGACGGAGAGTCGGGCCTGCTCACCGCTGTGGAAATGGAGGGCGGAGCCATCGTCGAGGGGGATCTCTTCATCGACTGCTCGGGCTTCCGCGGGCTTCTGATCGAACAGGCGCTGGAGGCCGGTTTCCACGACTGGTCCCACTGGCTGCCTTGCGATCGGGCCGTCGCCATGCCGTGCGCCACCGATCAAGCCACCGTGCCCTACACGCGCGCGAGGGCGCTGGAAGCCGGCTGGCAGTTCCGCATTCCGCTGCAGCATCGGGTCGGGAACGGCTATGTCTACTGCAGCGCCTTTCTCGACCAGGACGCCGCGACCGACCGACTGCACGGGCTGCTGGAAGGCGCGGCGCTGAACGCCCCCAACCACCTGCGTTTCACCGCCGGACAGCGCCGGCGGACCTGGTCCGGCAACTGTGTCGCCATAGGTCTGTCAGGCGGGTTTATCGAGCCGCTTGAGTCGACCAGCATCTACCTGATCCAGCAGGGCATCACCCAGCTGATCGCCCTTTGGCCCGACCGCGACTTCGCGCCGAAGGCCGTCAACGAGTACAATCGCTGGATGGATCTGGAGTTCGAGCGGATCCGCGACTTCATCATCCTGCACTACTGCGCCACCAAGCGGGACGACTCCGATCTGTGGAACCACGTCCGCACCATGCCCCTGCCCGACAGTCTGTCGGCCAAGCTGGAGCTCTGGCGCGAAGGCGGGGTGGTCCAGGAATACCGGGATGGCCTGTTCCTCCACCCCAGCTGGGTGGCGGTCTATCTCGGGCAAGGGGTTCGCCCCACGCGCTGGCACCCGCTGGCGGATCGGCGTGAGACCACCCAGTTGATCCCGGCCCTGGCCCGCCTGCGCCAGACCGTGGCCGCCGCCGCCGCCCGCCTGCCGACCCAGGACGCCTATATCGCCGGCCATTGCGACTACAGAACAGCGGAGGCCGCATGA
- a CDS encoding cation:proton antiporter, with protein sequence MNHITSTAELFLIAMLIIFSVPYLIWRGLRTEYYAPLVVVQIIAGILLGPGVLGAIFPDAHAAVFNPQVIGALNGVAWWAVMIFVFIAGLELDLSHAWKYRIETGVTAGLSLVVPLAFGAVAAIGLLRFPGWAGPGGQEWQVVLGIGMACAVTALPILMLFMEKLEILRQPLGQRILRYASLDDIAIWGVLALILLDWDRLGRQAIFVVAFTVAAIAIRSLMKRIPEPDRWYVSLIWLAACGFAGDWSGLHFMVGAFLAGVVLDQSWFDRTKMDQFRDHILLAIMPVFFLSTGLRTQWDVGGTAVFLAAGVLLFASVTGKLAGVHLAGRILKWRKGEASVIGWLLQTKALIMIIFANILLDRQIITNDAFTALLLMAVGSTMLTIPMVTQLLKPGQHPPG encoded by the coding sequence ATGAACCACATAACGAGCACGGCGGAGCTCTTTCTCATCGCCATGCTGATCATCTTCAGTGTGCCCTATCTGATTTGGCGCGGCCTTCGGACTGAGTATTACGCGCCGTTGGTCGTCGTTCAGATCATCGCCGGCATCCTGCTGGGACCGGGCGTGCTCGGCGCGATTTTTCCGGACGCGCATGCGGCTGTATTCAATCCCCAGGTGATCGGTGCACTGAACGGCGTCGCCTGGTGGGCGGTGATGATCTTCGTCTTCATCGCCGGACTGGAGCTGGACCTCAGCCACGCCTGGAAATACCGGATCGAGACAGGGGTGACGGCCGGACTGTCCCTTGTGGTACCCTTGGCTTTCGGTGCGGTCGCAGCCATCGGTCTGCTCCGGTTCCCGGGCTGGGCTGGCCCGGGCGGGCAGGAATGGCAGGTGGTGCTCGGCATCGGCATGGCCTGTGCCGTTACCGCCCTGCCGATCCTCATGCTGTTCATGGAGAAGCTGGAGATCCTGAGACAGCCGCTGGGTCAGCGGATATTGCGCTACGCAAGCCTGGACGACATCGCGATCTGGGGAGTCCTGGCCCTCATCCTGCTCGACTGGGATCGTCTCGGCCGTCAGGCGATTTTCGTCGTGGCCTTCACCGTCGCCGCTATCGCGATCCGGTCGCTGATGAAGCGCATTCCCGAGCCGGACCGCTGGTATGTCAGCCTCATCTGGCTGGCGGCGTGCGGCTTCGCGGGCGACTGGTCAGGCCTGCATTTCATGGTTGGCGCCTTTCTGGCGGGCGTGGTGCTGGACCAGTCCTGGTTCGACCGCACGAAAATGGATCAGTTTCGGGATCATATCCTGCTGGCCATCATGCCGGTCTTCTTCCTGAGTACAGGCCTGAGGACCCAGTGGGACGTCGGCGGAACCGCAGTATTCCTCGCAGCCGGCGTTCTTCTGTTCGCCTCCGTGACCGGGAAGCTGGCAGGCGTTCATCTGGCCGGCCGCATCCTCAAATGGCGGAAGGGCGAGGCGTCAGTGATTGGTTGGCTGCTGCAGACCAAGGCCCTGATCATGATCATCTTCGCCAACATCCTTCTGGACAGGCAGATCATCACCAATGACGCCTTCACCGCCCTGCTGCTGATGGCTGTCGGGTCGACGATGCTCACCATTCCGATGGTGACGCAGCTGTTGAAGCCCGGGCAGCATCCGCCAGGCTGA